The following are from one region of the Aspergillus chevalieri M1 DNA, chromosome 1, nearly complete sequence genome:
- a CDS encoding uncharacterized protein (COG:S;~EggNog:ENOG410PIQQ;~InterPro:IPR027842,IPR017943;~PFAM:PF14613;~go_function: GO:0008289 - lipid binding [Evidence IEA]), with the protein MPSKMVNKPTDSKQKEQSINQKLQLYGIYHGFKHGKLPSNKQCDIALNSALQSKIISSPSKDLSEEGQQLVGDLREVIDQARKLILTKNDGHLLQEFIWEAQRLTDVETKTPNAPVDKEAAKQDGDNAVQGLKTLGTLLITNGEFRKILSDALVIIRDMASDASQTAANKLRPSEEQLSQIDQPAEENTWHEKPDKEQLKAKFKRNKGDRESMLSDPSANADGESEVSKSTRRSTKERAREYADKGKEYLSEKVPKERREQAIWRLKKMVMEVQGHADYQRAIETLLNLAEKYARHSQDLSKQGTGTVKDVRGNDGVRTVETNLRVLLERFANSTSLDDFFDSLETVYRDAEKDPELKGWFKNVNTFIRKCLQEQGYVMEEDCNRDWNHLYDHGRYLLRDRYKSHTTRILDEVKFFGEQYNEDSQNKAFGDAMNKLFLDLGRNSEGKMAFKKHLLKDIGNVILPGIFEHVRYVPIPRIEVSDPMADVVVENLVVESDNLMPNVLEFGSDNYFRWGRKQISSKRDNKIMISASGIQADLTDVSYYIKKKKGFPSITDKGVMDILLGGEGFGFKIAASIANKEDREHIVKVDKVSVDIHHMDIKLRKSKHKVLFKTFKPLLFKIVRPTLEKVLEQKIRESFISADNFARDVHNEAKKSEELARKNDPEDKTSIYARYMDVCRQKLSDKRKKAQEEAAKRDTKVQTTATLRDSQFPEIKLPGSVTTKATEYAELAEKGERWESPVFSLGNASESTDVPKPAPITRKPHRAGSVNGSETAAAAGTAGAANGAANGADGVTKADGYPSRGFSDEINQAFGTEGGNVGAGANGAAKNVADGTTVPGAPAAFNPQTA; encoded by the exons ATGCCGTCCAAAATGGTTAACAAACCCACTGATAGCAAGCAGAAGGAGCAG AGCATCAACCAGAAGCTCCAACTGTACGGAATCTACCATG GCTTCAAGCATGGCAAGCTCCCCTCGAACAAGCAATGCGACATCGCCTTGAACAGCGCTCTCCAGTCCAAGATCATCTCGTCTCCCTCCAAGGACTTATCGGAAGAAGGTCAGCAGCTGGTTGGAGACCTTCGTGAGGTCATTGACCAGGCTCGCAAGTTGATTCTCACCAAGAACGATGGCCATCTGCTCCAGGAGTTTATTTGGGAGGCTCAGCGTCTGACCGATGTTGAGACGAAGACGCCTAATGCACCTGTTGACAAGGAGGCTGCCAAGCAGGATGGTGACAACGCTGTGCAGGGTCTGAAGACACTGGGTACGCTTCTTATCACCAATGGGGAGTTCAGAAAGATTC TGAGCGATGCGCTGGTCATCATCCGTGACATGGCTAGTGATGCCTCGCAGACCGCTGCCAACAAGCTCCGTCCCTCTGAGGAACAGCTTTCTCAGATTGATCAGCCTGCTGAGGAGAACACCTGGCATGAGAAGCCTGACAAGGAGCAGCTCAAGGCCAAGTTCAAGAGGAACAAGGGC GACCGTGAGAGCATGCTGTCCGATCCCTCGGCCAATGCCGATGGCGAGTCGGAGGTCTCGAAGTCTACACGGCGATCAACCAAGGAACGCGCTCGTGAGTACGCTGACAAGGGCAAGGAATATCTGTCCGAGAAGGTACCCAAGGAGCGTCGCGAGCAGGCTATCTGGCGTCTGAAAAAGATGGTCATGGAAGTCCAAGGTCATGCTGATT ACCAAAGAGCCATTGAGACCTTGCTGAACCTTGCGGAGAAGTATGCTCGTCACTCCCAAGACTTGTCTAAGCAAGGAACTGGTACCGTCAAGGACGTCCGCGGCAACGACGGCGTGAGAACAGTCGAGACCAACCTCAGG GTCTTGCTTGAGCGCTTCGCCAACAGCACATCCTTGGACGACTTCTTCGACTCCCTCGAGACCGTCTACCGCGACGCTGAGAAGGACCCTGAACTCAAGGGCTGGTTCAAGAATGTCAACACCTTCATCCGCAAGTGTCTGCAGGAGCAGGGCTACGTCATGGAGGAGGACTGCAACCGCGACTGGAACCACCTGTACGACCACGGCCGCTACTTGTTGCGGGACCGTTACAAATCCCACACCACCCGCATCTTGGATGAGGTTAAGTTCTTTGGTGAGCAGTACAATGAGGACTCCCAGAACAAGGCTTTTGGAGACGCTATGAACAAGCTCTTCTTGGACCTTGGTCGCAACTCAGAGGGCAAGATGGCCTTCAAGAAGCATCTCCTGAAGGACATTGGCAACGTGATCCTGCCTGGTATATTTGAGCACGTGCGTTACGTGCCTATTCCTCGTATTGAGGTTTCAGACCCCATGGCCGACGTTGTCGTTGAGAACCTGGTCGTTGAGAGCGACAACCTCATGCCCAACGTCCTGGAGTTCGGTAGCGACAACTACTTCCGCTGGGGTCGCAAGCAGATCAGCAGCAAGCGCGACAACAAGATCATGATCTCCGCTTCTGGTATCCAGGCTGACCTGACTGATGTCAGCTACTAcatcaagaagaagaagggcttcccgtccatCACCGATAAGGGTGTTATGGACATCCTCCTTGGCGGCGAGGGCTTCGGTTTCAAGATCGCTGCCTCCATTGCCAACAAGGAAGACCGGGAGCACATCGTGAAGGTGGACAAGGTCTCTGTTGACATCCACCACATGGACATCAAGCTGCGCAAGTCCAAGCACAAGGTCCTCTTCAAGACCTTCAAGCCCCTCCTCTTCAAGATCGTCCGCCCAACCCTCGAGAAGGTCCTCGAACAAAAGATCCGCGAGTCCTTCATCTCTGCTGACAACTTCGCCCGCGACGTACACAACGAAGCCAAGAAGTCCGAGGAGCTCGCTAGGAAGAACGACCCCGAGGACAAGACCAGCATCTACGCCCGGTACATGGACGTCTGCCGCCAGAAGCTGTCTGACAAGCGCAAGAAGGCCCAGGAAGAGGCTGCCAAGCGCGACACCAAGGTCCAGACGACCGCCACCCTCCGCGACTCGCAGTTCCCTGAGATCAAACTGCCCGGCAGCGTCACTACCAAGGCCACCGAGTACGCTGAACTTGCGGAGAAGGGCGAGCGCTGGGAGTCGCCTGTCTTCAGCCTTGGCAACGCGTCCGAGTCCACAGACGTCCCCAAGCCGGCGCCTATCACCCGCAAGCCGCACCGTGCTGGTAGCGTTAATGGATCTGAaaccgctgctgctgccggtaCTGCCGGTGCCGCTAACGGTGCCGCTAACGGTGCGGACGGTGTCACCAAGGCCGATGGATACCCGTCGCGTGGCTTCTCGGATGAGATCAACCAGGCATTCGGTACTGAGGGTGGAAACGTTGGTGCGGGCGCCAACGGCGCCGCGAAGAACGTCGCTGATGGAACTACTGTTCCTGGTGCTCCCGCCGCCTTCAACCCCCAGACGGCTTAA
- the ADE2 gene encoding phosphoribosylaminoimidazole carboxylase ADE2 (BUSCO:EOG09261D4D;~COG:F;~EggNog:ENOG410PH6H;~InterPro:IPR011761,IPR016185,IPR035893,IPR033747, IPR005875,IPR040686,IPR016301,IPR013815,IPR011054, IPR000031,IPR003135;~PFAM:PF02786,PF02222,PF00731,PF17769,PF07478;~go_function: GO:0004638 - phosphoribosylaminoimidazole carboxylase activity [Evidence IEA];~go_function: GO:0005524 - ATP binding [Evidence IEA];~go_function: GO:0046872 - metal ion binding [Evidence IEA];~go_process: GO:0006189 - 'de novo' IMP biosynthetic process [Evidence IEA]), giving the protein MWNSRKVGILGGGQLGRMLVESANRLNIQANVLDAENAPAKQISAHTGHVTGSFKEREAVRELAKGCDVVTAEIEHVDTYALEEIASEVRIEPSWEAIRTIQNKFNQKEHLRKYGIPMAEHRELAKNTPEELAAVGEQLGFPLMLKSKTMAYDGRGNYRVNSKDDIPEALEALKDRPLYAEKWAYFKMELAVMVVKTKDEVLSYPTVETVQEDSICKLVYAPARNVSNAINQKAQELARKAVSAFEGKGVFGVEMFLLEDDSLLLCEIASRIHNSGHYTIEGCPLSQFDTHIRAILDLSIPPQSLEIRQPSIMLNIIGGAEPDTHLKAAEHALSIPNASIHLYSKGAAKPGRKMGHITVTAATMHEAETHIQPLIDVVDDIRAQRTDVKTKAQPSGPSKPAPSVAVMMGSDSDLKTLVPGLKLLRDYFGIEPAVDITSAHRTPTYMAEYSADAAARGIKVIIAAAGGAAHLPGMAAAHTALPVIGVPVKGSSLDGVDSLYSIVQMPRGVPVATVGINNSINAALLAARILGSFEPTIQRKVEAYAEKARAENMEQKGVRMQELGWEKYFESM; this is encoded by the exons ATGTGGAACTCGCGTAAAGTCGGAATCCTCGGAGGCGGCCAGCTGGGCCGTATGCTCGTCGAGTCCGCCAACCGACTGAACATCCAGGCCAATGTCTTAGATGCGGAGAATGCCCCGGCTAAGCAGATTAGCGCTCACACCGGCCATGTGACGGGCTCGTTCAAGGAGCGTGAGGCGGTGCGCGAACTTGCAAAGGGCTGCGATGTCGTGACTGCTGAGATTGAGCATGTGGATACCTATGCGCTTGAGGAGATTGCCTCGGAGGTCCGGATCGAACCCAGCTGGGAGGCTATCCGGACGATTCAGAACAAGTTCAACCAGAAGGAGCACCTTCGCAAGTATGGCATTCCGATGGCAGAGCACCGGGAGTTGGCCAAGAACACTCCGGAGGAACTTGCGGCGGTTGGAGAGCAGCTTGGGTTTCCTCTGATGTTGAAGTCGAAGACTATGGCCTATGATGGACGTG GGAACTATCGTGTGAACTCGAAAGATGACATCCCCGAAGCATTGGAAGCACTCAAGGACCGACCTTTGTATGCGGAGAAATGGGCTTATTTCAAGATG GAACTTGCTGTCATGGTTGTGAAGACCAAGGATGAGGTCCTGTCGtaccccaccgtcgaaaccGTTCAAGAAGACTCGATATGCAAGCTCGTCTACGCCCCCGCACGAAACGTCTCGAACGCAATCAACCAGAAGGCCCAGGAACTCGCCCGCAAGGCCGTCTCCGCCTTCGAGGGCAAGGGTGTCTTCGGTGTCGAGATGTTCCTGCTCGAAGACGACAGCCTCCTTCTCTGCGAAATCGCCAGTCGCATCCACAATTCCGGCCACTACACCATCGAGGGCTGCCCCTTGTCCCAATTTGATACCCACATTCGTGCCATCCTCGACCTCTCCATCCCCCCTCAAAGCCTCGAAATCCGCCAACCCTCCATCATGCTTAACATCATCGGCGGCGCTGAACCAGACACCCACCTCAAGGCCGCAGAGCATGCACTCTCCATCCCCAACGCCAGCATCCACCTATACAGCAAGGGCGCTGCAAAACCGGGCCGCAAGATGGGCCACATCACCGTGACCGCTGCCACGATGCACGAGGCCGAGACGCACATCCAGCCGCTCATCGACGTCGTTGACGACATCCGCGCGCAGCGCACCGACGTCAAGACCAAAGCCCAGCCATCGGGCCCCTCGAAGCCTGCCCCCTCCGTTGCTGTCATGATGGGCTCGGATAGTGACCTAAAGACTCTCGTGCCGGGTCTTAAGCTGCTCCGAGACTACTTCGGTATCGAACCTGCTGTCGATATCACCTCTGCCCACCGCACCCCGACTTACATGGCCGAGTACTCTGCCGACGCTGCCGCACGGGGTATCAAGGTCATCATCGCCGCTGCCGGTGGTGCCGCTCACCTGCCGGGTATGGCAGCTGCCCACACTGCCCTCCCTGTGATCGGTGTCCCGGTTAAGGGTAGCTCGCTCGACGGAGTTGACAGCTTGTACAGCATCGTCCAAATGCCCAGAG GCGTCCCCGTCGCAACCGTCGGAATCAACAACAGCATCAACGCTGCTCTTCTGGCAGCGCGCATCCTGGGCTCGTTCGAGCCGACTATCCAGCGCAAGGTCGAGGCATACGCGGAGAAGGCGCGGGCTGAGAACATGGAGCAGAAGGGTGTCAGGATGCAAGAGCTTGGGTGGGAGAAGTACTTTGAGTCTATGTAA
- a CDS encoding uncharacterized protein (COG:S;~EggNog:ENOG410PQDV;~InterPro:IPR015267;~PFAM:PF09184;~go_component: GO:0030289 - protein phosphatase 4 complex [Evidence IEA];~go_function: GO:0019888 - protein phosphatase regulator activity [Evidence IEA]), which produces MSLDEEALQIVAKGGLMESGKWAGLVEPLVERLEYIVYNIFPMPKMPPEAAPSSVPHQLPSSADPSSQDSSIPSSSNKENNLPDLQTPPRPAPTSAAPATSPLSERVPDSQSQSFTGPTNESLPAPLALLLDSIKSTLRSLFSSKPPHTIQRLAELILHPTAHYRTLPAYLRAVDRVVSVTSSAEIFPLQVQASTSQPNGVTNGGGSSGLLFDHTPGSDESLGGALLTPIPWLNAASFEEENGEPVAKAITTESISITVHRAQQAPQGEQQQQPQPQEEIEPSTLTQETTSPTHTTTSAIENEALGSSGSPPPADSEEVPHARGPPVVGVEDMGLQDGKGVEMPLSNVDNAGDAPPDDNAIKQPAQEKDDEKPKQESASASEEGKKDGDGDISLDDVKGKNENESATGSSDKEQKEQAETEPAKS; this is translated from the exons ATGTCGCTAG ATGAAGAAGCCTTACAAATCGTCGCCAAAGGTGGCCTGATGGAATC TGGGAAATGGGCTGGCTTGGTTGAACCTTTGGTCGAACGGTTGGAATAT ATCGTTTACAATATTTTCCCGATGCCCAAGATGCCTCCCGAAGCCGCACCGTCCTCCGTTCCTCATCAATTACCATCCTCCGCCGATCCCTCCTCGCAAGATTCCTCAATTCCGTCGTCCAGCAATAAAGAGAACAACCTGCCAGATTTACAGACTCCTCCACGACCTGCACCAACTTCCGCCGCACCGGCGACCTCGCCCTTGAGCGAACGGGTGCCAGATTCGCAGTCTCAATCATTCACAGGCCCTACGAACGAATCCCTCCCCGCTCCGCTCGCATTGCTGCTGGACTCCATCAAATCTACTCTGAGATCACTATTCTCTTCGAAACCGCCGCATACGATCCAGAGACTTGCAGAGCTCATCCTACATCCCACTGCGCATTATCGAACCCTCCCTGCCTATCTGCGAGCTGTCGATCGAGTCGTTTCAGTTACGAGTAGCGCAGAAATATTCCCTCTACAAGTACAGGCGAGCACAAGCCAACCAAATGGTGTAACAAACGGCGGAGGAAGCAGTGGCTTGCTGTTTGACCATACCCCTGGAAGCGACGAGTCGTTGGGCGGTGCCCTTCTCACTCCGATTCCATGGTTGAATGCTGCTTCGTTTGAAGAGGAGAATGGGGAACCTGTTGCGAAAG CAATAACCACCGAGTCGATTTCTATTACTGTACACCGTGCGCAACAAGCGCCACAGGGcgagcaacaacagcaaccacaACCCCAAGAAGAAATCGAACCATCTACACTCACACAGGAAACAACATCGCCCACGCACACAACGACATCAGCCATCGAAAACGAAGCACTGGGAAGCTCTGGATCTCCACCACCAGCCGATTCCGAGGAGGTACCACACGCCCGTGGCCCACCGGTGGTAGGAGTAGAAGATATGGGGCTGCAGGATGGAAAGGGTGTAGAAATGCCCCTGTCGAATGTCGACAATGCTGGTGACGCGCCACCGGACGACAATGCTATCAAACAACCGGCGCAAGAGAAGGATGACGAGAAGCCAAAACAAGAATCAGCTTCTGCCTCTgaggaaggaaaaaaagacgGAGATGGAGATATCTCTCTAGATGATGTGAAGGGGAAGAACGAAAACGAGTCGGCAACAGGGTCCTCAGACAAGGAGCAGAAGGAGCAGGCGGAAACAGAGCCTGCTAAGAGTTGA
- the ctpA gene encoding Cu(2+)-transporting P-type ATPase CCC2 (BUSCO:EOG092609YT;~COG:P;~EggNog:ENOG410PG9C;~InterPro:IPR018303,IPR023298,IPR023299,IPR008250, IPR036412,IPR001757,IPR017969,IPR006121,IPR006122, IPR027256,IPR036163,IPR023214;~PFAM:PF00403,PF00702,PF00122;~TransMembrane:8 (i372-390o402-426i447-471o477-496i662-683o703-725i1054-1077o1083-1103i);~go_component: GO:0016021 - integral component of membrane [Evidence IEA];~go_function: GO:0000166 - nucleotide binding [Evidence IEA];~go_function: GO:0005507 - copper ion binding [Evidence IEA];~go_function: GO:0019829 - ATPase-coupled cation transmembrane transporter activity [Evidence IEA];~go_function: GO:0046872 - metal ion binding [Evidence IEA];~go_process: GO:0006812 - cation transport [Evidence IEA];~go_process: GO:0030001 - metal ion transport [Evidence IEA]) translates to MAGPSPSALLRAGAEDQPSALMATTTVKVDGMTCGACTSAVEGAFKGVEGAGNVSVSLMMGRAVVHHDPTLLPPEKVAQTIETSGFDAAVLSTDTSSAKQAGHNNEGLSVSTTTLAVEGMTCGACTSAVESGVNEKPGVKSVNVSLLSERAVVEYDPSSITPEEIAEAIENRGFGATVLETASPQDGSQETEGQKSGLKITTVAIDGMTCGACTSSVENAFKDVEGLVQFNISLLAERAIIVHDPNTLPSDDITSLIEDRGFDASIVSSEAHASTSKTIQQVNMSLHGPRDASSAMALEDALVQKQGITSASVNMATFRISLSYDSTVIGIRSVVEAIEAFGYNALLADSDDTNAQLESLSKTKEIQEWKRAFLTSVSFAVPVFVINMFMPMYLPALDFGNFALLPGIFLGDVACLLLTIPVQFGIGKRFYISSYKSLKHRSPTMDVLVMMGTSAAFFYSAFTMIIALLFSPHKRPSTVFDTSTMLITFITLGRWLENRAKGQTSAALSRLMSLAPSMTTIYDDSIAAEKVAEEWDRTNAKSESKSTNSTNDEASGPGLKYIPTELIEVGDIVLLRPGDKVAADGIVIRGESYVDESMITGEALPVYKKKGSLVNAGTVNGTGSVDVKVIRAGKDTQLSQIVKLVQDAQTSRAPIQRMADVVAGYFVPSIITLGLVTFFGWMVVSHLLPNPPKIFMAEDGGGKVMVCLKLCISVIVFACPCALGLSTPTAVMVGTGVGAQHGILVKGGAVLEAATKVNHVVFDKTGTLTSGKMSVTEAQLEAIWKSSESRRQLWWLIVGLAEMGSEHPIGKAVCSAAKDESGHPGEDGLPGSVGDFDSCTGKGISAIVEPTSSGERTRYRVLLGNVPFLRSRDVPVPECADPDSRPSVDRTSISSKPGSLAGITQIHVAIDGQYAGTISLRDNIKVTAVAAVAALHRMGLSTSLITGDTYSTAVAIATAVGIPTSSVHASVSPSDKQSIIGSLQESGEHIAMVGDGINDSPALATASIGIALASGTDVAMEAADVVLMRPDDLLSVPASLSLSKSVFNRIKMNLMWACLYNLIGLPFAMGLFLPFGGFMLPPMAAGAAMAASSVSVVVSSLLLKFWKRPQWMDAEKLEKEFQMEHSQFGTRGSQKKSWWAAALSVTGSRRKPVSQRVKDAGFAVWSLVTGKRTRVNDDEGYVPLQTVEPV, encoded by the coding sequence ATGGCAGGACCATCTCCCTCGGCCTTATTACGCGCCGGCGCTGAGGATCAGCCCTCGGCGCTCATGGCTACCACAACGGTCAAGGTGGATGGAATGACCTGTGGTGCGTGCACTTCTGCCGTGGAGGGTGCATTTAAAGGTGTTGAGGGTGCTGGAAATGTGTCAGTGAGCTTGATGATGGGCCGGGCCGTCGTCCACCACGATCCTACTTTATTACCGCCGGAGAAAGTCGCCCAAACGATCGAAACCAGCGGATTCGACGCGGCCGTTCTATCTACCGATACCTCATCAGCGAAGCAAGCTGGGCACAATAATGAAGGGTTGTCGGTTTCCACGACCACCCTGGCGGTGGAAGGGATGACGTGTGGCGCTTGTACGTCCGCCGTCGAATCAGGTGTGAATGAGAAGCCCGGCGTTAAATCGGTCAACGTTTCGCTGCTTTCCGAGCGCGCGGTTGTGGAATACGATCCGTCCAGCATTACCCCGGAAGAAATTGCTGAGGCGATCGAAAATCGCGGCTTTGGTGCGACGGTGCTGGAGACAGCGTCGCCCCAGGATGGTTCACAAGAGACCGAGGGTCAGAAATCGGGGTTGAAGATTACCACTGTCGCTATCGATGGTATGACATGCGGCGCATGTACCTCGAGTGTCGAAAATGCCTTTAAGGATGTGGAAGGCCTCGTCCAGTTCAACATCAGTCTGCTTGCTGAGCGTGCTATAATTGTCCATGACCCGAACACGCTTCCGTCGGACGACATTACTTCTCTGATCGAAGATAGAGGTTTCGACGCTTCCATTGTTTCTTCAGAGGCGCATGCTTCCACTTCGAAGACGATACAACAAGTCAACATGAGCCTCCACGGTCCACGGGATGCATCCTCAGCGATGGCTCTGGAGGATGCTCTCGTTCAAAAACAAGGTATCACGTCCGCATCCGTGAACATGGCTACCTTCCGAATTTCGCTATCGTACGACTCCACTGTCATTGGGATCCGCTCCGTAGTAGAAGCGATCGAAGCCTTTGGGTACAACGCCTTGTTGGCCGATTCGGACGATACAAACGCGCAACTCGAATCTCTTTCGAAAACCAAAGAGATTCAAGAATGGAAGCGCGCCTTTTTGACCTCTGTATCGTTTGCGGTCCCTGTTTTCGTAATCAACATGTTTATGCCAATGTACTTGCCAGCTCTTGACTTTGGCAACTTTGCACTACTCCCTGGAATCTTCCTGGGAGACGTGGCTTGCCTACTGTTGACTATTCCTGTTCAGTTCGGGATAGGCAAGCGGTTTTACATATCAAGTTACAAGTCTCTGAAACATCGCTCGCCTACCATGGATGTTCTCGTCATGATGGGCACGTCTGCTGCCTTCTTTTACAGCGCTTTCACCATGATAATCGCACTGTTATTCTCCCCTCATAAGCGCCCCAGTACCGTCTTCGACACCAGTACAATGCTTATCACCTTCATCACTTTGGGACGATGGTTGGAGAACAGGGCCAAGGGTCAGACATCGGCTGCTCTCTCCCGGCTCATGTCATTGGCTCCTTCCATGACTACCATTTACGATGACTCGATTGCAGCTGAGAAGGTCGCCGAAGAGTGGGATCGCACCAACGCCAAGTCAGAATCGAAATCAACAAATTCAACGAATGACGAAGCATCCGGGCCAGGGCTCAAGTATATTCCCACAGAACTTATCGAAGTGGGGGACattgttcttcttcgcccTGGTGACAAAGTTGCCGCTGACGGTATTGTCATCCGTGGAGAAAGCTATGTCGACGAGAGTATGATCACTGGTGAAGCCCTCCCTGTTTACAAAAAGAAGGGTAGCCTGGTCAATGCTGGAACTGTGAATGGCACTGGGTCTGTGGATGTTAAAGTCATTCGCGCTGGCAAGGACACGCAGTTGAGCCAGATTGTCAAGCTGGTCCAGGATGCGCAAACAAGCCGAGCTCCCATCCAACGCATGGCCGACGTGGTGGCCGGTTATTTCGTCCCCAGCATCATTACTCTTGGATTGGTTACGTTCTTTGGCTGGATGGTGGTTAGCCACCTGTTGCCAAACCCGCCCAAGATCTTCATGGCAGAGGACGGTGGAGGCAAGGTGATGGTTTGCTTGAAGCTTTGCATTTCGGTCATCGTTTTCGCTTGCCCCTGTGCACTGGGTTTGAGTACCCCTACTGCAGTCATGGTCGGCACCGGAGTTGGTGCGCAGCATGGTATTCTGGTCAAGGGCGGTGCTGTGCTCGAAGCTGCCACAAAAGTTAACCACGTTGTCTTCGACAAGACTGGAACTCTGACTTCAGGCAAAATGAGCGTGACCGAAGCACAACTGGAAGCCATTTGGAAATCGAGCGAATCACGTCGTCAGCTCTGGTGGTTGATTGTTGGTCTCGCAGAGATGGGTAGTGAACATCCTATTGGTAAGGCTGTTTGCTCTGCCGCCAAAGATGAATCCGGTCACCCAGGAGAAGATGGACTGCCCGGGAGCGTGGGCGACTTCGATTCCTGTACAGGAAAGGGCATCTCCGCCATTGTGGAGCCGACTTCCAGTGGTGAACGCACACGCTACCGTGTTCTGCTAGGAAATGTGCCATTCTTACGATCCCGAGATGTGCCAGTTCCTGAGTGTGCTGATCCGGATTCGCGACCTTCAGTCGACCGGACCTCAATAAGCTCCAAGCCTGGTTCCCTTGCCGGTATCACGCAAATTCACGTTGCAATTGATGGACAATATGCCGGTACAATCTCCCTTCGCGACAACATCAAGGTCACCGCTGTGGCAGCTGTTGCAGCTCTCCATCGCATGGGACTCTCAACCTCTTTGATCACCGGTGACACGTACTCCACCGCCGTCGCAATCGCCACAGCAGTCGGCATCCCAACCAGCTCCGTCCACGCCTCCGTCTCCCCCTCGGACAAACAATCCATCATCGGCTCCCTGCAAGAATCTGGAGAGCACATAGCAATGGTTGGTGACGGCATCAACGACTCCCCAGCCCTCGCAACAGCCTCGATTGGAATCGCCCTCGCATCAGGCACGGACGTCGCCATGGAAGCCGCAGACGTGGTCCTAATGCGTCCCGATGACCTCCTCTCAGTACCTGCCAGTCTCTCCCTGTCCAAGTCTGTCTTCAATCGCATCAAGATGAACCTCATGTGGGCTTGTTTATACAACCTCATCGGTCTCCCCTTCGCCATGGGTCTTTTCCTCCCCTTTGGTGGATTCATGCTACCCCCTATGGCTGCGGGAGCTGCGATGGCTGCCTCGAGCGTGTCTGTCGTCGTGAGCAGCTTGCTGCTGAAATTCTGGAAACGGCCTCAGTGGATGGACGCTGAGAAACTGGAGAAGGAGTTCCAAATGGAACATAGCCAGTTCGGGACCCGTGGATCCCAGAAGAAGAGCTGGTGGGCGGCTGCTCTCTCTGTTACGGGATCCCGTCGGAAACCCGTCTCGCAGCGGGTCAAGGATGCGGGGTTCGCTGTCTGGTCACTTGTTACTGGTAAGAGGACCAGGGTCAACGATGATGAGGGATACGTTCCGCTACAGACAGTTGAGCCTGTGTAA